The Ooceraea biroi isolate clonal line C1 chromosome 1, Obir_v5.4, whole genome shotgun sequence genome has a window encoding:
- the LOC105280447 gene encoding glutamate--cysteine ligase regulatory subunit, with amino-acid sequence MLSHNLLVNTGNILSLSEAKQKASQNSTDELIETLKIILNDEQNKGDGTVIINGKEGRSLQDVDRKDLKITVKVFISSPNIELLKEALDQAFKALHTDTIESLVIAYKSAENPENTLPSLKRIWSVIEEYIKNGKLSSVGLSDINTNTFIELFQWADVKPNIVQISLATCCVVPPALEAFTKENDIQLLTHSDPCEILPQEVVEDIFGSTAHLYWLIRYQIHVKCRGILSSKGYLLHINKPNVKP; translated from the exons ATGCTTTCACACAATTTGCTCGTCAACACCGGGAACATACTCTCCCTGAGCGAGGCGAAGCAGAAGGCGAGTCAAAATTCCACGGATGAG TTGATCGAgacattgaaaattattctgaATGACGAACAAAATAAAGGCGACGGTACAGTGATT ATAAATGGAAAAGAAGGTAGAAGCTTGCAGGATGTAGATAGAAAAGACTTAAAGATCACTGTTAAAGTATTTATCTCGTCACCTAATATTGAGTTATTAAAAGAAGCCTTGGATCAAG CATTTAAAGCACTGCACACAGATACTATAGAATCTTTAGTGATAGCTTACAAAAGTGCTGAGAATCCAGAAAACACCTTACCGTCCTTGAAACGAATATGGTCTGTAATAGAAgagtacataaaaaatggCAAACTGTCTAGCGTTGGATTGAGCGACATCAACACAAACACGTTTATTGAGCTGTTTCAATGGGCGGAT GTAAAGCCAAATATCGTTCAAATTAGCTTAGCTACGTGTTGCGTGGTGCCGCCAGCCTTGGAAGCTTTCACTAAAGAAAATGATATTCAGCTGCTGACGCATAGTGATCCCTGTG AAATACTACCTCAAGAAGTAGTGGAGGATATATTTGGCAGTACCGCTCACTTGTACTGGCTGATAAGATATCAGATTCATGTCAAGTGCCGTGGAATTTTATCCTCGAAAGGATATTTATTGCACATTAATAAGCCAAATGTTAAACCTTAA